A single genomic interval of Gossypium raimondii isolate GPD5lz chromosome 11, ASM2569854v1, whole genome shotgun sequence harbors:
- the LOC105802622 gene encoding polygalacturonate 4-alpha-galacturonosyltransferase, protein MALKRGLSSVRVLSNRSSGSRLPIAILVFFSVLAPLVFFVGRGLYISDQNSIQSDFSKQNVDWRERLALQSIKNLFTKEVVDVVTTSTADLGPLNLDSFRKGNLSASWKVVGVETSVQDNAISKSNQKATDLKQETSQDKEGKFLDDDHSHDTPAKILRRQLRDDRREKRATELVKQDEKVTVKLENAAIERSKAVDSAVLGKYNLWRRENENVNSDSTVRLMRDQIIMSKVYVSIAKSKNKLDLQQELQIRLKEIQQALGESTADSGLPHSASEKIKEMGKVLSKAREQLFDCKLVTGKLRAMLQTSEEQVRRLKKQSMFLSQLAAKTIPYSIHCLSLRLTIQYYLLPQEKRKFPRSENLENPNLYHYALFSDNVLAASVVVNSTIMNAKDPSKHVFHLVTNKLNFGAMNMWFLLNPPGKATIHVENVDEFKWLNSSYSPVLRQLETASMKEYYFKADHPTVSGSSNLKYRNPKYLSMLNHLRFYLPQVYPKLDKILFLDDDIVVQKDLTGLWSVDLHGKVNGAVETCGQSFHRFDKYLNFSNHHISRNFDPNACGWAYGMNMFDLRVWKKKDITGIYHKWQNMNEDRALWKLGTLPPGLITFYGLTHPLEKSWHVLGLGYNPSVHKKEIEHAAVIHYNGNMKPWLDLAMTKYRPYWTKYVKYDHYYLRSCNLSE, encoded by the exons ATGGCGTTGAAGCGGGGACTATCAAGTGTGCGTGTACTAAGCAACAGGAGTTCTGGATCTCGATTGCCTATTGCCATTCTTGTTTTCTTCTCAGTTCTCGCGCCACTTGTTTTCTTTGTCGGTCGAGGGCTTTATATTTCTG ATCAAAATAGTATTCAAAGTGATTTTAGCAAACAG AATGTTGATTGGAGAGAAAGGTTGGCTCTGCAAtctatcaaaaaccttttcacTAAGGAG GTTGTTGATGTTGTAACTACAAGCACGGCTGATTTGGGGCCACTAAATCTTGATTCTTTTAGAAAAGGCAATTTGTCTGCGTCATGGAAAGTTGTTGGGGTAGAGACTTCGGTTCAGGATAATGCTATTTCAAAG TCAAACCAAAAGGCTACAGACTTGAAACAAGAAACATCCCAGGATAAAGAGGGAAAGTTTCTAGATG ATGATCATTCACATGATACACCTGCTAAAATACTTCGAAGG CAACTTAGAGATGATAGACGTGAGAAGCGGGCCACTGAATTGGTGAAACAAGATGAGAAAGTTACCGTGAAACTTGAAAATGCTGCCATTGAACGATCCAAAGCTGTAGACTCTGCTGTTTTGGGCAAATACAATCTATGgaggagagaaaatgagaaTGTTAACTCTGATTCCACAGTGCGCTTGATGAGGGATCAAATTATAATGTCAAAGGTTTATGTCAGTATAGCTAAGTCGAAAAATAAGCTTGACTTGCAACAAGAATTGCAAATTAGGCTGAAAGAGATTCAGCAGGCCTTAGGAGAGTCAACAGCTGATTCCGGTCTACCTCACAG TGCATctgagaaaattaaagaaatgggTAAAGTTCTATCCAAAGCAAGGGAACAATTGTTTGATTGCAAGTTGGTTACTGGAAAGCTGAGAGCAATGCTTCAGACATCGGAAGAACAAGTTAGGAGATTGAAAAAACAGAGCATGTTCCTGAGTCAATTAGCTGCTAAAACAATTCCCTATTCAATCCATTGCTTGTCATTGCGTTTGACCATACAATACTACCTCCTTCCCCAAGAGAAGAGAAAGTTCCCTAGAAGTGAGAATTTGGAAAATCCAAATCTCTACCATTATGCCCTCTTCTCTGATAATGTCTTGGCTGCATCAGTTGTTGTCAACTCAACCATCATGAATGCCAAG GATCCttcaaaacatgtttttcatcTCGTTAccaataaacttaattttggaGCAATGAACATGTGGTTTCTGTTGAATCCCCCTGGAAAAGCCACCATTCATGTTGAAAATGTTGATGAATTCAAGTGGCTTAATTCATCCTATTCCCCTGTCCTACGTCAACTTGAGACTGCTTCAATGAAGGAGTATTATTTCAAGGCGGATCATCCAACTGTATCTGGATCTTCAAACTTGAAGTATCGAAACCCGAAGTATCTCTCAATGCTTAATCACTTGCGGTTCTATCTTCCACAGGTCTACCCCAAGTTAGATAAGATACTGTTTCTTGATGATGACATTGTTGTCCAGAAAGACTTGACTGGATTATGGTCTGTGGATCTGCATGGAAAAGTGAATGGTGCTGTAGAAACTTGTGGTCAAAGCTTTCATCGTTTTGACAAGTATCTTAACTTCTCAAATCACCATATTTCACGAAACTTTGATCCTAATGCTTGTGGATGGGCATATGGAATGAATATGTTTGATCTCAGGGTGTGGAAAAAGAAGGATATCACTGGCATATACCACAAGTGGCAAAATATG AATGAAGATAGGGCATTGTGGAAGCTTGGGACACTTCCTCCGGGGTTGATCACATTCTATGGTCTAACACATCCACTTGAGAAGTCATGGCATGTACTTGGTCTGGGCTACAATCCAAGTGTACACAAGAAAGAAATCGAACATGCAGCAGTTATCCACTACAATGGCAACATGAAACCATGGCTGGACTTGGCTATGACAAAATATAGACCATACTGGACCAAGTATGTCAAGTATGATCATTACTACCTTCGCAGTTGCAACCTTAGTGAATGA
- the LOC105802625 gene encoding gibberellin 20 oxidase 1-like translates to MSMCFNDRKVYQEYCEAMNKLSMEVMELLGLSLVLGRAYLRDFFQGNDSILRLNHYPPCPKPDLALGTGPHADPTALTILDQDQVGGLQVFADHQWHSLTPIPGAFVVNIGDTFIFKS, encoded by the coding sequence ATGTCTATGTGTTTCAATGATAGGAAGGTTTACCAGGAATATTGTGAAGCCATGAACAAGCTTTCCATGGAGGTTATGGAGCTGCTGGGATTAAGTCTGGTACTCGGCCGAGCTTACTTGAGAGATTTCTTCCAAGGAAATGACTCAATCTTGAGACTGAATCATTATCCGCCATGCCCAAAACCTGATTTGGCTCTAGGAACCGGTCCTCACGCCGACCCTACTGCCTTGACCATTCTTGATCAGGATCAGGTGGGAGGCCTTCAGGTTTTCGCAGATCATCAATGGCATTCTCTAACTCCCATCCCAGGAGCTTTCGTGGTCAACATTGGCGACACATTCATCTTTAAGAGTTag
- the LOC105802620 gene encoding UTP:RNA uridylyltransferase 1 isoform X1 → MTGSGGDAPPPLTANGGEFLLSLLQKPQSHHPPQQSPLPPGVAPMTVPQPQAQSLAIDPAVQAVGPTLPFSPSWSPNGRDLPSPWPHNLSPPFYPNLIGFRQNPWFSPGNQIAFNQEALVDDLRRIGISRIDSNNNHVIPNLTQLKHREQKLVFGSFPSDIQTLPKPDGVLQNSNLSFSNQQSNSRLNANPNSSPYFFQRRNSDERGKQQQHGGNCRSTPSAETPRPPPGFSGQPRRGGGSRDFGKNTRHVAHSVNKLKAELGHLSYDNETRLRGQLDHPVPPAGSNPQSVSVTEIEGPLLELHMDGGANGFSRRDKPRREDGGEVDEIEEKFVEPLLVEDESDDKNDKKRHHREKEYRKDNRGQRLLSQRERMLKRRTDCRSDILRLNSPLLAIYESLIPPVEEKAKQKQLLALLDKLVCKEWPEARLYLYGSCENSFGVSKSDIDICLAFNEDIHDKSEILLKLADILQSDNLQNVQALTRARVPIVKLMDPLTGISCDICVNNVLAVVNTRLLRDYAKIDVRLRQLAFIVKHWAKSRGVNATYQGTLSSYAYVLMCIHFLQQRRPAILPCLQGMETTFSVTVDDVECAYFDKVENLCNFGSSNQETIAQLVWAFFNYWAYIHDYANSVISVRTGSLICKGEKDWTRRIDNDRHLICIEDPFVVSHDLGRVVDKFSIKVLRAEFERAADVMHYDPNPWITLFEPYVPE, encoded by the exons ATGACCGGTAGTGGAGGGGATGCGCCACCGCCACTGACTGCCAATGGTGGCGAATTCCTCCTTTCTTTACTCCAAAAGCCCCAATCGCATCATCCTCCACAACAATCTCCATTACCCCCTGGAGTGGCTCCCATGACCGTGCCTCAACCGCAAGCTCAATCGCTCGCCATTGATCCTGCCGTTCAAGCAGTGGGGCCCACACTCCCTTTCTCGCCATCTTGGTCACCGAATGGACGCGATCTCCCCAGTCCTTGGCCCCACAATCTCTCTCCGCCCTTCTATCCTAATTTGATAGGGTTTCGCCAAAACCCTTGGTTTTCTCCAGGAAACCAAATTGCCTTTAATCAAGAAGCTTTAGTGGATGACTTGAGAAGGATCGGGATTTCAAGGATAGACAGTAATAACAATCACGTAATCCCGAATCTGACCCAGCTAAAGCATCGAGAACAAAAACTCGTCTTTGGTTCTTTTCCTAGTGATATTCAAACCCTTCCAAAGCCTGATGGCGTGCTTCAAAATTCGAATTTGAGTTTTTCAAATCAGCAATCTAACTCGCGGCTTAATGCCAATCCAAATTCGAGTCCATACTTTTTCCAACGTCGAAATTCTGATGAAAGAGGAAAGCAACAGCAGCATGGTGGGAATTGCAGGTCTACCCCTTCTGCTGAAACTCCAAGACCGCCTCCAGGGTTTTCAGGACAGCCTAGAAGAGGAGGAGGAAGTCGGGATTTCGGAAAAAATACGAGACATGTTGCGCACagtgtaaataaattaaaagctGAATTGGGTCATTTGAGTTATGACAATGAAACGAGACTTCGTGGACAGCTTGATCACCCTGTGCCGCCGGCAGGGAGTAATCCGCAGTCTGTTTCAGTGACTGAGATTGAAGGGCCTCTTTTGGAATTGCATATGGATGGTGGTGCAAATGGGTTTTCAAGGCGTGATAAGCCTAGAAGAGAAGATGGTGGCGAAGTGGATGAAATTGAGGAAAAGTTTGTTGAACCTTTGTTGGTTGAGGATGAATCTGATGATAAGAATGACAAGAAGCGGCATCATCGGGAGAAG GAATACAGAAAAGATAACAGGGGGCAAAGGCTACTTAGCCAGAGGGAGAGAATGTTAAAAAGGCGGACGGATTGTCGCAGTGATATTCTCAGGTTAAATTCACCTTTACTTGCTATTTATGAGTCACTCATACCTCCTGTGGAAGAAAAAGCTAAGCAGAAACAGTTGTTAGCATTACTTGATAAACTAGTTTGCAAAGAATGGCCAGAAGCACGGTTATATCTCTATGGATCTTGTGAGAACTCTTTTGGGGTGTCAAAGAGTGACATTGATATTTGCCTTGCGTTTAATGAGGACATTCACGACAAGTCTGAAATCTTGCTAAAGTTGGCAGATATTTTGCAGTCAGATAATCTTCAGAATGTGCAG GCACTGACTCGTGCCAGGGTCCCCATAGTAAAGCTTATGGATCCATTGACTGGAATTTCCTGTGACATATGCGTAAACAATGTTTTGGCTGTAGTAAATACAAGGCTTCTACGAGATTATGCAAAAATCGATGTAAGATTACGGCAGTTGGCTTTTATTGTGAAACACTGGGCCAAGTCCAGAGGAGTGAATGCAACTTACCAAGGAACTCTATCTAGCTACGC GTATGTTTTGATGTGCATTCATTTCTTACAGCAACGTAGACCTGCTATCCTTCCATGCTTGCAG GGAATGGAGACAACCTTCTCTGTCACTGTGGATGATGTTGAGTGTGCTTACTTTGATAAAGTCGAAAACCTTTGCAATTTTGGATCTTCTAACCAGGAAACTATTGCTCAACTGGTGTGGGCATTCTTTAACTATTGGGCATATATTCATGATTATGCAAATTCAGTAATATCTGTACGCACAGGAAGCTTGATCTG TAAGGGAGAAAAAGACTGGACAAGAAGAATTGACAATGATCGTCATTTAATCTGCATAGAGGATCCGTTTGTGGTATCTCATGACCTTGGTCGAGTGGTGGACAAGTTCAGCATTAAAGTTCTAAGAGCGGAGTTTGAACGAGCGGCTGATGTAATGCATTATGATCCAAATCCTTGGATAACACTCTTTGAACCTTACGTCCCTGAGTAA
- the LOC105802620 gene encoding UTP:RNA uridylyltransferase 1 isoform X2, with translation MTGSGGDAPPPLTANGGEFLLSLLQKPQSHHPPQQSPLPPGVAPMTVPQPQAQSLAIDPAVQAVGPTLPFSPSWSPNGRDLPSPWPHNLSPPFYPNLIGFRQNPWFSPGNQIAFNQEALVDDLRRIGISRIDSNNNHVIPNLTQLKHREQKLVFGSFPSDIQTLPKPDGVLQNSNLSFSNQQSNSRLNANPNSSPYFFQRRNSDERGKQQQHGGNCRSTPSAETPRPPPGFSGQPRRGGGSRDFGKNTRHVAHSVNKLKAELGHLSYDNETRLRGQLDHPVPPAGSNPQSVSVTEIEGPLLELHMDGGANGFSRRDKPRREDGGEVDEIEEKFVEPLLVEDESDDKNDKKRHHREKEYRKDNRGQRLLSQRERMLKRRTDCRSDILRLNSPLLAIYESLIPPVEEKAKQKQLLALLDKLVCKEWPEARLYLYGSCENSFGVSKSDIDICLAFNEDIHDKSEILLKLADILQSDNLQNVQALTRARVPIVKLMDPLTGISCDICVNNVLAVVNTRLLRDYAKIDVRLRQLAFIVKHWAKSRGVNATYQGTLSSYAYVLMCIHFLQQRRPAILPCLQGMETTFSVTVDDVECAYFDKVENLCNFGSSNQETIAQLVWAFFNYWAYIHDYANSVISVRTGSLIWCDANYYLSGLLIKFE, from the exons ATGACCGGTAGTGGAGGGGATGCGCCACCGCCACTGACTGCCAATGGTGGCGAATTCCTCCTTTCTTTACTCCAAAAGCCCCAATCGCATCATCCTCCACAACAATCTCCATTACCCCCTGGAGTGGCTCCCATGACCGTGCCTCAACCGCAAGCTCAATCGCTCGCCATTGATCCTGCCGTTCAAGCAGTGGGGCCCACACTCCCTTTCTCGCCATCTTGGTCACCGAATGGACGCGATCTCCCCAGTCCTTGGCCCCACAATCTCTCTCCGCCCTTCTATCCTAATTTGATAGGGTTTCGCCAAAACCCTTGGTTTTCTCCAGGAAACCAAATTGCCTTTAATCAAGAAGCTTTAGTGGATGACTTGAGAAGGATCGGGATTTCAAGGATAGACAGTAATAACAATCACGTAATCCCGAATCTGACCCAGCTAAAGCATCGAGAACAAAAACTCGTCTTTGGTTCTTTTCCTAGTGATATTCAAACCCTTCCAAAGCCTGATGGCGTGCTTCAAAATTCGAATTTGAGTTTTTCAAATCAGCAATCTAACTCGCGGCTTAATGCCAATCCAAATTCGAGTCCATACTTTTTCCAACGTCGAAATTCTGATGAAAGAGGAAAGCAACAGCAGCATGGTGGGAATTGCAGGTCTACCCCTTCTGCTGAAACTCCAAGACCGCCTCCAGGGTTTTCAGGACAGCCTAGAAGAGGAGGAGGAAGTCGGGATTTCGGAAAAAATACGAGACATGTTGCGCACagtgtaaataaattaaaagctGAATTGGGTCATTTGAGTTATGACAATGAAACGAGACTTCGTGGACAGCTTGATCACCCTGTGCCGCCGGCAGGGAGTAATCCGCAGTCTGTTTCAGTGACTGAGATTGAAGGGCCTCTTTTGGAATTGCATATGGATGGTGGTGCAAATGGGTTTTCAAGGCGTGATAAGCCTAGAAGAGAAGATGGTGGCGAAGTGGATGAAATTGAGGAAAAGTTTGTTGAACCTTTGTTGGTTGAGGATGAATCTGATGATAAGAATGACAAGAAGCGGCATCATCGGGAGAAG GAATACAGAAAAGATAACAGGGGGCAAAGGCTACTTAGCCAGAGGGAGAGAATGTTAAAAAGGCGGACGGATTGTCGCAGTGATATTCTCAGGTTAAATTCACCTTTACTTGCTATTTATGAGTCACTCATACCTCCTGTGGAAGAAAAAGCTAAGCAGAAACAGTTGTTAGCATTACTTGATAAACTAGTTTGCAAAGAATGGCCAGAAGCACGGTTATATCTCTATGGATCTTGTGAGAACTCTTTTGGGGTGTCAAAGAGTGACATTGATATTTGCCTTGCGTTTAATGAGGACATTCACGACAAGTCTGAAATCTTGCTAAAGTTGGCAGATATTTTGCAGTCAGATAATCTTCAGAATGTGCAG GCACTGACTCGTGCCAGGGTCCCCATAGTAAAGCTTATGGATCCATTGACTGGAATTTCCTGTGACATATGCGTAAACAATGTTTTGGCTGTAGTAAATACAAGGCTTCTACGAGATTATGCAAAAATCGATGTAAGATTACGGCAGTTGGCTTTTATTGTGAAACACTGGGCCAAGTCCAGAGGAGTGAATGCAACTTACCAAGGAACTCTATCTAGCTACGC GTATGTTTTGATGTGCATTCATTTCTTACAGCAACGTAGACCTGCTATCCTTCCATGCTTGCAG GGAATGGAGACAACCTTCTCTGTCACTGTGGATGATGTTGAGTGTGCTTACTTTGATAAAGTCGAAAACCTTTGCAATTTTGGATCTTCTAACCAGGAAACTATTGCTCAACTGGTGTGGGCATTCTTTAACTATTGGGCATATATTCATGATTATGCAAATTCAGTAATATCTGTACGCACAGGAAGCTTGATCTGGTGCGATGCAAACTATTATCTTTCAGGATTGCTAATAAAGTTTGAg TAA
- the LOC105802620 gene encoding UTP:RNA uridylyltransferase 1 isoform X4 produces MTGSGGDAPPPLTANGGEFLLSLLQKPQSHHPPQQSPLPPGVAPMTVPQPQAQSLAIDPAVQAVGPTLPFSPSWSPNGRDLPSPWPHNLSPPFYPNLIGFRQNPWFSPGNQIAFNQEALVDDLRRIGISRIDSNNNHVIPNLTQLKHREQKLVFGSFPSDIQTLPKPDGVLQNSNLSFSNQQSNSRLNANPNSSPYFFQRRNSDERGKQQQHGGNCRSTPSAETPRPPPGFSGQPRRGGGSRDFGKNTRHVAHSVNKLKAELGHLSYDNETRLRGQLDHPVPPAGSNPQSVSVTEIEGPLLELHMDGGANGFSRRDKPRREDGGEVDEIEEKFVEPLLVEDESDDKNDKKRHHREKEYRKDNRGQRLLSQRERMLKRRTDCRSDILRLNSPLLAIYESLIPPVEEKAKQKQLLALLDKLVCKEWPEARLYLYGSCENSFGVSKSDIDICLAFNEDIHDKSEILLKLADILQSDNLQNVQALTRARVPIVKLMDPLTGISCDICVNNVLAVVNTRLLRDYAKIDVRLRQLAFIVKHWAKSRGVNATYQGTLSSYAYVLMCIHFLQQRRPAILPCLQ; encoded by the exons ATGACCGGTAGTGGAGGGGATGCGCCACCGCCACTGACTGCCAATGGTGGCGAATTCCTCCTTTCTTTACTCCAAAAGCCCCAATCGCATCATCCTCCACAACAATCTCCATTACCCCCTGGAGTGGCTCCCATGACCGTGCCTCAACCGCAAGCTCAATCGCTCGCCATTGATCCTGCCGTTCAAGCAGTGGGGCCCACACTCCCTTTCTCGCCATCTTGGTCACCGAATGGACGCGATCTCCCCAGTCCTTGGCCCCACAATCTCTCTCCGCCCTTCTATCCTAATTTGATAGGGTTTCGCCAAAACCCTTGGTTTTCTCCAGGAAACCAAATTGCCTTTAATCAAGAAGCTTTAGTGGATGACTTGAGAAGGATCGGGATTTCAAGGATAGACAGTAATAACAATCACGTAATCCCGAATCTGACCCAGCTAAAGCATCGAGAACAAAAACTCGTCTTTGGTTCTTTTCCTAGTGATATTCAAACCCTTCCAAAGCCTGATGGCGTGCTTCAAAATTCGAATTTGAGTTTTTCAAATCAGCAATCTAACTCGCGGCTTAATGCCAATCCAAATTCGAGTCCATACTTTTTCCAACGTCGAAATTCTGATGAAAGAGGAAAGCAACAGCAGCATGGTGGGAATTGCAGGTCTACCCCTTCTGCTGAAACTCCAAGACCGCCTCCAGGGTTTTCAGGACAGCCTAGAAGAGGAGGAGGAAGTCGGGATTTCGGAAAAAATACGAGACATGTTGCGCACagtgtaaataaattaaaagctGAATTGGGTCATTTGAGTTATGACAATGAAACGAGACTTCGTGGACAGCTTGATCACCCTGTGCCGCCGGCAGGGAGTAATCCGCAGTCTGTTTCAGTGACTGAGATTGAAGGGCCTCTTTTGGAATTGCATATGGATGGTGGTGCAAATGGGTTTTCAAGGCGTGATAAGCCTAGAAGAGAAGATGGTGGCGAAGTGGATGAAATTGAGGAAAAGTTTGTTGAACCTTTGTTGGTTGAGGATGAATCTGATGATAAGAATGACAAGAAGCGGCATCATCGGGAGAAG GAATACAGAAAAGATAACAGGGGGCAAAGGCTACTTAGCCAGAGGGAGAGAATGTTAAAAAGGCGGACGGATTGTCGCAGTGATATTCTCAGGTTAAATTCACCTTTACTTGCTATTTATGAGTCACTCATACCTCCTGTGGAAGAAAAAGCTAAGCAGAAACAGTTGTTAGCATTACTTGATAAACTAGTTTGCAAAGAATGGCCAGAAGCACGGTTATATCTCTATGGATCTTGTGAGAACTCTTTTGGGGTGTCAAAGAGTGACATTGATATTTGCCTTGCGTTTAATGAGGACATTCACGACAAGTCTGAAATCTTGCTAAAGTTGGCAGATATTTTGCAGTCAGATAATCTTCAGAATGTGCAG GCACTGACTCGTGCCAGGGTCCCCATAGTAAAGCTTATGGATCCATTGACTGGAATTTCCTGTGACATATGCGTAAACAATGTTTTGGCTGTAGTAAATACAAGGCTTCTACGAGATTATGCAAAAATCGATGTAAGATTACGGCAGTTGGCTTTTATTGTGAAACACTGGGCCAAGTCCAGAGGAGTGAATGCAACTTACCAAGGAACTCTATCTAGCTACGC GTATGTTTTGATGTGCATTCATTTCTTACAGCAACGTAGACCTGCTATCCTTCCATGCTTGCAG TAA
- the LOC105802620 gene encoding UTP:RNA uridylyltransferase 1 isoform X3: protein MTGSGGDAPPPLTANGGEFLLSLLQKPQSHHPPQQSPLPPGVAPMTVPQPQAQSLAIDPAVQAVGPTLPFSPSWSPNGRDLPSPWPHNLSPPFYPNLIGFRQNPWFSPGNQIAFNQEALVDDLRRIGISRIDSNNNHVIPNLTQLKHREQKLVFGSFPSDIQTLPKPDGVLQNSNLSFSNQQSNSRLNANPNSSPYFFQRRNSDERGKQQQHGGNCRSTPSAETPRPPPGFSGQPRRGGGSRDFGKNTRHVAHSVNKLKAELGHLSYDNETRLRGQLDHPVPPAGSNPQSVSVTEIEGPLLELHMDGGANGFSRRDKPRREDGGEVDEIEEKFVEPLLVEDESDDKNDKKRHHREKEYRKDNRGQRLLSQRERMLKRRTDCRSDILRLNSPLLAIYESLIPPVEEKAKQKQLLALLDKLVCKEWPEARLYLYGSCENSFGVSKSDIDICLAFNEDIHDKSEILLKLADILQSDNLQNVQALTRARVPIVKLMDPLTGISCDICVNNVLAVVNTRLLRDYAKIDVRLRQLAFIVKHWAKSRGVNATYQGTLSSYAYVLMCIHFLQQRRPAILPCLQGMETTFSVTVDDVECAYFDKVENLCNFGSSNQETIAQL, encoded by the exons ATGACCGGTAGTGGAGGGGATGCGCCACCGCCACTGACTGCCAATGGTGGCGAATTCCTCCTTTCTTTACTCCAAAAGCCCCAATCGCATCATCCTCCACAACAATCTCCATTACCCCCTGGAGTGGCTCCCATGACCGTGCCTCAACCGCAAGCTCAATCGCTCGCCATTGATCCTGCCGTTCAAGCAGTGGGGCCCACACTCCCTTTCTCGCCATCTTGGTCACCGAATGGACGCGATCTCCCCAGTCCTTGGCCCCACAATCTCTCTCCGCCCTTCTATCCTAATTTGATAGGGTTTCGCCAAAACCCTTGGTTTTCTCCAGGAAACCAAATTGCCTTTAATCAAGAAGCTTTAGTGGATGACTTGAGAAGGATCGGGATTTCAAGGATAGACAGTAATAACAATCACGTAATCCCGAATCTGACCCAGCTAAAGCATCGAGAACAAAAACTCGTCTTTGGTTCTTTTCCTAGTGATATTCAAACCCTTCCAAAGCCTGATGGCGTGCTTCAAAATTCGAATTTGAGTTTTTCAAATCAGCAATCTAACTCGCGGCTTAATGCCAATCCAAATTCGAGTCCATACTTTTTCCAACGTCGAAATTCTGATGAAAGAGGAAAGCAACAGCAGCATGGTGGGAATTGCAGGTCTACCCCTTCTGCTGAAACTCCAAGACCGCCTCCAGGGTTTTCAGGACAGCCTAGAAGAGGAGGAGGAAGTCGGGATTTCGGAAAAAATACGAGACATGTTGCGCACagtgtaaataaattaaaagctGAATTGGGTCATTTGAGTTATGACAATGAAACGAGACTTCGTGGACAGCTTGATCACCCTGTGCCGCCGGCAGGGAGTAATCCGCAGTCTGTTTCAGTGACTGAGATTGAAGGGCCTCTTTTGGAATTGCATATGGATGGTGGTGCAAATGGGTTTTCAAGGCGTGATAAGCCTAGAAGAGAAGATGGTGGCGAAGTGGATGAAATTGAGGAAAAGTTTGTTGAACCTTTGTTGGTTGAGGATGAATCTGATGATAAGAATGACAAGAAGCGGCATCATCGGGAGAAG GAATACAGAAAAGATAACAGGGGGCAAAGGCTACTTAGCCAGAGGGAGAGAATGTTAAAAAGGCGGACGGATTGTCGCAGTGATATTCTCAGGTTAAATTCACCTTTACTTGCTATTTATGAGTCACTCATACCTCCTGTGGAAGAAAAAGCTAAGCAGAAACAGTTGTTAGCATTACTTGATAAACTAGTTTGCAAAGAATGGCCAGAAGCACGGTTATATCTCTATGGATCTTGTGAGAACTCTTTTGGGGTGTCAAAGAGTGACATTGATATTTGCCTTGCGTTTAATGAGGACATTCACGACAAGTCTGAAATCTTGCTAAAGTTGGCAGATATTTTGCAGTCAGATAATCTTCAGAATGTGCAG GCACTGACTCGTGCCAGGGTCCCCATAGTAAAGCTTATGGATCCATTGACTGGAATTTCCTGTGACATATGCGTAAACAATGTTTTGGCTGTAGTAAATACAAGGCTTCTACGAGATTATGCAAAAATCGATGTAAGATTACGGCAGTTGGCTTTTATTGTGAAACACTGGGCCAAGTCCAGAGGAGTGAATGCAACTTACCAAGGAACTCTATCTAGCTACGC GTATGTTTTGATGTGCATTCATTTCTTACAGCAACGTAGACCTGCTATCCTTCCATGCTTGCAG GGAATGGAGACAACCTTCTCTGTCACTGTGGATGATGTTGAGTGTGCTTACTTTGATAAAGTCGAAAACCTTTGCAATTTTGGATCTTCTAACCAGGAAACTATTGCTCAACTG TAA